In Peptostreptococcus equinus, the DNA window AAAAGTATTTGATATTAGGAAATTAAATAAGCCAGAGAAAGCATTAGAAGATAAAAAAATAGATGCCTATATAAAATCTATTGGAGATTCTAAAAATGATTTAAGAAAGGTAAAATTAATTATAGGTAAGGATGATTTAAATTCTTCACTTGTATACTCAACTGTAAATTATATTAGTCACTCAAATCTAACTGCTAAGCAGATACTGTCAAGTAAAGGAAACTATTCTAAAATTAATCAAGTAGTAGCCGATTTAGGAAAGAATAGTGATAATAAGATTAAAAAGTCAAAAAATATAAAAGAAGTTAAATCTACTAATGTTTTTATGTACTCTTTGTTAGCAATGGCTTGTCTAGGATCAATAACTTTTGGCGTTTCAATTGTTGAAACTTATAATATAAAAGGTGATTTTGCTTATGCATCAAGAATTTCTGTTACACCAATAACTAAAGGAAAACTACTTTTTTCTCAGACTATTGCATATGCATTAATAGGAGTAGTTACTTCAGTAGCGCTTTGTTATTATGTAAATACGGTGCTAGGAGTAGATTTTGGTGGTGATAATTTGAAAATTATATCAATATTGATATTGGGAAATATTATGGGAATATTAATAGGAATAATATTAGGATTAATATTACCGCTAAAGACAGATGCTAAAATATCTTTCGCATCAGCATTTTATGTATTTTCGAGTTTTTTATCTGGTATGATGATAAGTTCAGTACCAAGTGTAATCAGCAACAATATTCCAATATTAAACTATATAAATCCTGCAACGGTAATATCTAGAAGTTTTTCTTCATTATATCTGTATAAAGGAAATTCAGAATTCATTATATCAATAATAAATAGTATAGCTTATATATCTATACTGACTATAATTATTTGGATTTTATCAAGGAGGAGACAAAATGACAGTATTTAAATCATATTTAAAAATAATGAGAAAAAACTCCGTAGGCATAATGATTTATATGGTAATTTTTATATCAATATCTGTTATGGTGAGTGTTTCTCTTTCAAATAGCAAACCAGGAAATTATGTTAAAAATCAAAAGACAATTGCAGTAATAAATATGAGTAATGATAAAACTTCAAAAGAACTAGAAAAGTATTTAAACAAAAATTTTGATGTAAAAAAAATAAGAAATGATGAAAAAACAATTAAAGAAAATCTATTTACTCAATATGTATCTTATGTGTTAAAAATAAATAAAGATAATTCTATGGAATACTATATAAATAAAGATATTGGTGTTGCATTTATAGTAAATGGAAAGGTAGAAGAATATTTAAAAACAAATAAATTACTAAACAAATATAATATAGAAAATGCAGATTCAAAGACACAAAATATACTTGAAGATAATGTTGAAATATCTTATATAAAAGATCAAAATACGTTGAAGTCAGAATCATTATATTATTATTACAATAGTCAGTCATTTGTGGTGATGTCAGTAATAATGATAGGAGTATTTATTGGTTACAGTAAATATAAGCAAAGAAATGTTAAAGATAGGATAGGATCTTCTGCTATGGCAAGTAAAAAAGTAGAAACAAAAGTTTTACTTAGTTCTCTAATATTTGTGGCTTTTGTATGGTTAGTGCTTTTGTTTACAACAGTTGTTCTTTTTGATAGACAACTATTATTTTCTTCTATAGGATTAGAATATATATTATCAAGTATTATATATCTTGTACCTACTTATGGCTTAGCGTATTTAATAGCTACTATATCAAAAGATACTAATGTTAATACGGCGCTTGTTAATTTTATAGTACTTCCATTGTCATTTATATCAGGTGTATTTGTACCATTAGAATTTTTGCCAAAATCTATTGAAAAAATAGCAATAATTTCACCAATGTATTGGAATAATAAATTATATAGATTAATAATGGATGGAAGTTTTGGAAATAGTGATACATATATATATATAGGAATACAAATACTATTCTTCATAACTTTTGTCCTATTGGGCTATATGTCAAGTAAAAGAAAAACAAGAACTTTATAAATTAATAGAATATTATAGTATTTTCATTTATAGGAGAACTTAATTATGTTATAATTTAAATATATACTAGACTATTTATTAACAAAAAATATAGTTATAGAGATTTTAGCAGAGATGGGGTAATATGTATGATTTCACATGATAGATATTCAATTGGAGAAGTTGAAAAAATTTGTAATATACCTATAAAGACACTGCGTTACTACGATTCGATTAATTTAGTTGTTCCATCCTTTAGAGATTCTGAAAGCAATTACAGATACTATAGTAAAGAGCAAATGGTTACCATATGCATAGTACGTAAGTTAAGAATGCTTGGTTTTGGATTAAAGGAAATACATAATATAATTCATGATAATAAAGCACATATATTAGAAGAGAGTGTAGATTCGAAATTAGTAGATATTTCAAATGAAATAAAAGCCTTACAGCAAAAATATGAAGAGGGATGCAGATTTTCTCAAAGATTAAAAAAGGGTGTAGATATTTTATCTTTGTACGCTAAAGAAGAATTTGAAAAAAAAGGAATAGTAATAGAAGAAATACCTGAATCATATTTATTGTATACTAGAAAAGTTATGAAAAATTATTCTAATAGAGATGTGTCATTAGAAAGATGGGTAGAACTCATAAATTTATCAAATAAGACTAATATTGAAAATAAGGGATCAATCGTTGTAACTTATTATTCAAATCCTTTAGATCAATTTTTATACAAGGATATAGATATAGAATTTGGTATGTACTTGGATGAACCTGTAAATTTATGTGAATGCAAAAAATTTGGGGGATTTACTGCTGCTACCACCATACATGTAGGTGATTATTCTAATATAATAAATACACATATAAAGATGATTCAATATATAAATAAGAGTGGATATAGCATTTGCGGAGATATTTCAGAAGAATTTATCATATCACCATTTGATGTTAATAATCCTGAAGAACATGTAACAAAAGTAATAATACCCGTAAAAAAAATATAAAGAAAAAAATATGGTTATGATAAAGTATATATTACAATAAACTTTTAAAATACAAAAGAGAAGTATTTACAGATTATGTAAATCTTCTCTTTTGTATTTAGTATATTATAAGTTTATATATAGGGTAAACTACATTATTCCTTCTTCTTTTAAAGATTTAATCTCATCTTCACTTAGTCCAAATATTTCTGCATTATGTTGACCTAAAAGTGGTGCAGGTGTATCTACTGTACCTGGAGTTTCAGAAAGCTTCATTACACAACCTTGGAAATATTGGTCTCCTGCAGTTGGATGTTCACAGTGAACCATCATTTCACGAGCTTGTATATGTGGATGCTCAATTGCTTCTTTTACATTTAGTATAGGACCACACGGTATTCCATCCCTATCCATGGCATCTTCAATTTCTTTTTTTGTATAATTTTTACACCAATCAGCAATGATATTTTTTAATTCTGGTTCATAATTGTCGCAACGTAGAGTATTTGTTTTGTATCTAGGATCATCTAGTAATTCTTCGTGATTTATAGTTTTACAGAATTTAGCAAAAAGTCTATCATTACCTACACCAACTGCGACAAATCCATCCTTACATTCGTAAACATCAAATGGTGCTATAGAAGGATCTATGTTACCATTACGTTCTGGTATAAATCCACCAACAGTATAGTTTACTAGTGCATTTTCAAGTAAACTAAATATTGTATCTACCATTGATACATCTACCAATTGACCTTGACCAGTTTTTTCTCTATTATAAAGAGCCATTAATATACCTACAGTCAAGTATATACCAGCTACATGGTCAGCAACTGATGGTCCGACCTTTACAGGATTAGTTTCTTTATAACCTGTAAGATTTATCATACCACCCATGGCTTGAGCTACTATATCATAGCAAGCTCTATGTGATATAGGGCTGTTTTGACCAAAACCAGAACCAGATCCATAAATTATAGATGGATTTACTTTTTTAACTGATTCATAGTCTATACCAAGTCTTTTGGTAACTCCTCCCTTGTAGTTTTCGACTACTATATCTGCATCTTTTACCAAATCAAAGAACATTTTTTTACCTTTTTCAGATTTAAGGTTTAGAGTTACTCCTTTTTTATTACGGTTTACATAGCAGTAAAAGCCACTTTCTCCACTTTTTTCGTCTATAGGT includes these proteins:
- a CDS encoding ABC transporter permease; its protein translation is MFGFLFKYNIKVILRIKQVLFWTIAFPFMLATIIGFSLKGVDKGLNLEPIPVMTDNIQYEKILSDIKVGNKKVFDIRKLNKPEKALEDKKIDAYIKSIGDSKNDLRKVKLIIGKDDLNSSLVYSTVNYISHSNLTAKQILSSKGNYSKINQVVADLGKNSDNKIKKSKNIKEVKSTNVFMYSLLAMACLGSITFGVSIVETYNIKGDFAYASRISVTPITKGKLLFSQTIAYALIGVVTSVALCYYVNTVLGVDFGGDNLKIISILILGNIMGILIGIILGLILPLKTDAKISFASAFYVFSSFLSGMMISSVPSVISNNIPILNYINPATVISRSFSSLYLYKGNSEFIISIINSIAYISILTIIIWILSRRRQNDSI
- a CDS encoding CaiB/BaiF CoA transferase family protein, translated to MKKALEGLKVIDLTSALNGPFCTMMLADYGADVIKIEPVNGDQCREWGPIDEKSGESGFYCYVNRNKKGVTLNLKSEKGKKMFFDLVKDADIVVENYKGGVTKRLGIDYESVKKVNPSIIYGSGSGFGQNSPISHRACYDIVAQAMGGMINLTGYKETNPVKVGPSVADHVAGIYLTVGILMALYNREKTGQGQLVDVSMVDTIFSLLENALVNYTVGGFIPERNGNIDPSIAPFDVYECKDGFVAVGVGNDRLFAKFCKTINHEELLDDPRYKTNTLRCDNYEPELKNIIADWCKNYTKKEIEDAMDRDGIPCGPILNVKEAIEHPHIQAREMMVHCEHPTAGDQYFQGCVMKLSETPGTVDTPAPLLGQHNAEIFGLSEDEIKSLKEEGIM
- a CDS encoding ABC transporter permease produces the protein MTVFKSYLKIMRKNSVGIMIYMVIFISISVMVSVSLSNSKPGNYVKNQKTIAVINMSNDKTSKELEKYLNKNFDVKKIRNDEKTIKENLFTQYVSYVLKINKDNSMEYYINKDIGVAFIVNGKVEEYLKTNKLLNKYNIENADSKTQNILEDNVEISYIKDQNTLKSESLYYYYNSQSFVVMSVIMIGVFIGYSKYKQRNVKDRIGSSAMASKKVETKVLLSSLIFVAFVWLVLLFTTVVLFDRQLLFSSIGLEYILSSIIYLVPTYGLAYLIATISKDTNVNTALVNFIVLPLSFISGVFVPLEFLPKSIEKIAIISPMYWNNKLYRLIMDGSFGNSDTYIYIGIQILFFITFVLLGYMSSKRKTRTL
- a CDS encoding MerR family transcriptional regulator is translated as MISHDRYSIGEVEKICNIPIKTLRYYDSINLVVPSFRDSESNYRYYSKEQMVTICIVRKLRMLGFGLKEIHNIIHDNKAHILEESVDSKLVDISNEIKALQQKYEEGCRFSQRLKKGVDILSLYAKEEFEKKGIVIEEIPESYLLYTRKVMKNYSNRDVSLERWVELINLSNKTNIENKGSIVVTYYSNPLDQFLYKDIDIEFGMYLDEPVNLCECKKFGGFTAATTIHVGDYSNIINTHIKMIQYINKSGYSICGDISEEFIISPFDVNNPEEHVTKVIIPVKKI